Proteins encoded by one window of Vigna radiata var. radiata cultivar VC1973A chromosome 5, Vradiata_ver6, whole genome shotgun sequence:
- the LOC106760143 gene encoding pectinesterase, whose product MTNRIKTALPAISDALTKTKTKTKLLFAVAATLLVALAVVAGVSSRKNSGDNASSSSSSHAIIKSACSSTLYPELCFSSIASEPGLADKISTHKNVIEQTLNITAGVVERNYFAVQKLLNVKGLTKRQKTALHDCLETIDETLDELHKAIDELKDYPSKKPLSHHAEDLKTLISSAITNHETCLDGFSHDQADKRLRKRFQAGEVHAEHLCSNALAMTKNLTDTDMAMAMHNDDKNDHRKTMEEDPHEIVWPHWISAADRRLLQTGTVSPDVVVAADGSGNFRTVSAAVAAAPESSSKRYVIRIKAGVYRENVDVPKKKTNIMFLGDGRTNTIITASRNVVDGSTTFNSATVAVVGERFLARDITFQNTAGPSKHQAVALRVGADLSAFYRCDFLAYQDTLYVHSNRQFFISCYVAGSVDFIFGNSAAVIQNSDIHARRPNPGQKNMVTAQGRVDPNQNTGIVIQKSRIGATKDLESVKSSFPTFLGRPWKEYSRTVIMQSTISDVIDPAGWHEWNGNFALNTLFYGEYQNSGPGAATSRRVTWKGFKVITSAAEAQRFTPANFIAGSSWLPSTGFPFSLRL is encoded by the exons ATGACCAACCGAATAAAAACAGCTCTTCCCGCTATTTCGGATGCCCTCACCAAGACCAAGACCAAGACCAAACTCTTGTTTGCTGTCGCTGCCACTCTTCTTGTCGCCCTCGCCGTCGTCGCCGGAGTCAGCTCTCGCAAGAACTCCGGCGACAATGCCTCCTCCTCCAGTTCGTCTCACGCCATCATCAAAAGTGCCTGCAGCAGCACCCTGTACCCGGAGTTGTGCTTCTCAAGCATAGCCTCTGAACCCGGCCTGGCCGACAAAATTTCCACCCACAAGAACGTGATAGAGCAGACGCTGAACATAACCGCTGGAGTCGTTGAGCGGAATTACTTTGCCGTGCAGAAGCTCTTAAACGTAAAGGGCCTGACCAAGAGGCAGAAAACGGCCCTCCACGATTGCTTGGAAACCATTGACGAGACCTTGGACGAGCTCCACAAGGCCATAGATGAACTCAAAGACTACCCCTCCAAGAAGCCTCTGTCGCACCACGCCGAGGATCTCAAAACTCTCATCAGTTCGGCCATAACCAACCATGAGACTTGCCTCGACGGGTTCTCTCACGACCAGGCCGATAAAAGACTGAGGAAGCGTTTCCAGGCAGGCGAGGTGCACGCCGAGCACTTGTGCAGCAACGCATTGGCCATGACAAAGAACCTCACTGACACCGACATGGCCATGGCCATGCACAACGACGACAAAAACGACCACAGGAAAACCATGGAGGAGGACCCCCATGAAATCGTGTGGCCCCACTGGATTTCTGCCGCCGACCGCCGCCTTCTGCAGACGGGTACGGTCAGTCCTGACGTGGTAGTGGCCGCGGACGGCAGCGGGAACTTCAGGACGGTGTCGGCAGCGGTGGCTGCGGCTCCTGAGAGTAGTAGTAAGAGATACGTGATCAGGATCAAAGCAGGTGTGTACAGAGAGAACGTGGATGTGCcgaaaaagaaaactaacatAATGTTCCTTGGGGATGGCAGGACCAACACCATCATCACAGCTAGTAGAAACGTTGTAGACGGCAGCACCACCTTCAATTCTGCCACAGTTG CCGTGGTGGGTGAAAGATTCTTGGCAAGAGACATAACCTTCCAAAACACAGCTGGTCCCTCAAAGCACCAAGCGGTTGCTCTCAGAGTTGGTGCTGACCTCTCAGCATTCTACAGGTGCGACTTTCTTGCATACCAAGACACCCTTTACGTCCACAGCAACCGCCAATTCTTTATCAGTTGCTACGTAGCAGGCTCCGTCGACTTCATCTTCGGTAACTCTGCGGCTGTCATCCAGAACTCCGACATCCACGCTAGGCGTCCTAATCCTGGGCAGAAGAACATGGTCACCGCTCAGGGCCGCGTTGACCCCAACCAAAACACCGGCATTGTCATTCAGAAAAGCAGGATTGGTGCAACCAAAGACTTGGAATCTGTCAAGAGCAGCTTCCCCACGTTTCTCGGGAGGCCATGGAAGGAGTACTCTCGTACTGTCATCATGCAGTCAACCATAAGTGACGTCATTGATCCTGCTGGGTGGCACGAGTGGAATGGGAACTTTGCTTTGAACACGTTGTTCTACGGGGAGTATCAGAACTCTGGGCCTGGTGCTGCAACCTCAAGGAGGGTCACTTGGAAAGGGTTTAAGGTCATCACCAGTGCTGCTGAGGCTCAGCGCTTCACTCCTGCCAATTTCATTGCAGGTTCAAGCTGGTTGCCCTCTACTGGCTTCCCATTCTCTCTTCGCCTCTAG
- the LOC106760146 gene encoding uncharacterized protein LOC106760146, giving the protein MPLFEITNAQLSFRYSLTLKAPMPYHAPRGSWICLDSLRNRKDAKLNVIKAVATFEPNTVAAKPHSNHLDVVPLTPPSFDLQFSDQETQQPQPDDRERLRRMRISKANKGNTPWNKGRKHSPETLRKIKERTRLAMQNPKIKMKLSKLGHSQTTETRMKIGAGVRRRWEERREKKKAAESCCFEWKNLIAEASRKGFVGQEELQWNSYETLDEQLKQEWLMSVDQRKQMIKTSGGKRAPKSPEQRRKIAEAISAKWADPEYRQRVYSALSKYHGTEVGAERKTRRRPKDDTQPTKKKPTKKRDTVTSAHVKNDSKTHKPILLKKSKSPAYKDPLVNSKLEMIKNIRAQRAVSETTQIQAIERARLLIAEAEKAAKALEVAATKSPFAQSSLIETRKLIAEAIQSLESIDTQAITDSNVPSVGLSEVSQEKESASEVLNQSKLAPVNGHTTLSSMDYKFPENFSKFSLEKPVNGEPELLLTNGCASLPFSLNSQISESSPSNQQREAEQDQRSEYGTEPSPIVMETQSLENETVSRSPIVVSKRWVRGRLVEVAEEKQ; this is encoded by the exons ATGCCTTTGTTTG AGATTACGAATGCGCAACTATCCTTCCGTTATTCTCTGACGTTGAAGGCCCCAATGCCGTACCATGCGCCCAGAGGCTCCTGGATTTGCCTGGACAGCCTTAGGAATAGAAAGGATGCTAAGCTGAATGTGATTAAGGCTGTTGCCACCTTCGAACCTAACACTGTTGCTGCAAAACCACACTCCAACCACTTGGATGTAGTTCCTCTAACCCCTCCTTCCTTTGACCTTCAATTTTCCGACCAAGAAACCCAACAACCTCAACCCGATGACAGGGAGCggttgagaagaatgaggaTATCCAAAGCTAATAAAGGAAATACGCCCTGGAACAAAGGAAGAAAGCACTCTCCTG AGACTTTACgcaaaatcaaagaaagaacAAGGCTCGCGATGCAGAACCCTAAG ATCAAAATGAAGCTCAGTAAGCTTGGCCACTCACAAAC CACAGAAACAAGAATGAAGATTGGTGCTGGAGTGAGAAGGCGATGGGAAGAGAGGCGTGAAAAGAAGAAGGCAGCGGAGTCTTGCTGCTTTGAGTGGAAAAATTTAATTGCAGAAGCTTCTAGGAAAGGCTTTGTTGGTCAGGAAGAGCTGCAGTGGAATTCTTATGAAACCTTGGATGAACAGCTGAAGCAGGAGTGGTTGATGAGTGTTGACCAAAGGAAACAAATGATAAAGACATCAGGTGGCAAAAGAGCACCCAAGTCCCCTGAGCAGAGAAGGAAAATTGCAGAAGCCATTAGTGCGAAATGGGCTGATCCT GAATACCGTCAAAGAGTTTATTCTGCATTGTCCAAGTATCATGGCACTGAAGTTGGAGCTGAAAGGAAAACTAGAAGAAGGCCAAAAGATGATACCCAACCTACCAAGAAGAAACCTACAAAAAAAAGAGACACTGTTACTAGTGCTCATGTTAAGAATGACTCAAAAACCCATAAGCCCATCCTGTTGAAAAAAAGTAAATCCCCAGCGTACAAGGATCCTTTGGTGAATTCTAAGCTTGAAATGATAAAGAATATTAGAGCACAGAGAGCTGTTTCGGAAACCACACAAATTCAAGCCATTGAACGAGCAAG ACTTTTGATTGCTGAAGCTGAGAAAGCTGCCAAGGCACTGGAGGTTGCTGCGACAAAGAGTCCTTTTGCACAGTCTTCTTTGATAGAGACCAGAAAGCTTATAGCTGAAGCTATTCAATCACTGGAATCCATTGATACACAAGCTATAACTGACAGTAATGTTCCTTCGGTTGGTTTGAGTGAGGTCAGTCAAGAAAAAGAATCAGCATCTGAAGTTCTAAACCAATCAAAATTGGCCCCAGTAAATGGACACACAACATTATCATCAATGGACTACAAGTTCCCTGAAAATTTTAGCAAATTTTCCTTGGAGAAGCCAGTTAATGGTGAACCTGAACTTCTCCTAACCAATGGTTGCGCATCCTTACCTTTTAGTTTGAATAGTCAGATAAGCGAGTCTAGTCCATCTAATCAACAAAGGGAAGCCGAACAGGATCAGAGAAGTGAATACGGAACAGAGCCTTCTCCAATAGTGATGGAAACTCAGTCCCTTGAAAATGAGACAGTGTCTAGATCACCTATAGTAGTATCTAAAAGATGGGTTCGCGGAAGGCTCGTCGAAGTGGCTGAAGAGAAACAATAA
- the LOC106760019 gene encoding uncharacterized protein LOC106760019 codes for MPNNGNSDSREVSASRDGSSSITHRRLDAPSTPGRPIFSFNSVGKFSRKSFPSKWDDAEKWLISSHHSPPHAIKLSEPSNIKVHPDSANFQGCASLDHHDIAHASDGISCSMHTVLKGEFTDSTVPIFPNRQYSETTGEGLSFGDPTGEAVKDACKEVVRKDVGTEMTPLGSCTASRCHTPFKSSSPARHNTPASKSGPLSSANHNNKTCTVDLIRLEECHFAKLQVGTPYNSVTSHWSSREEDEKEMSKSLRHNASQKADSDCRVATWEQEEKTKSCLRYQREEAKIQAWLDLHSAKAEAQSRKLEVKIQKMRSSLEEKLMKKIAVVHRKAEEWKAAARQQHLEQIKKTVEQAQKIKKQCNPQVLGHNSCGCFPCNNNHH; via the exons ATGCCAAACAACGGTAACTCGGATAGCAGAGAGGTTTCAGCCAGCAGAGATGGAAGCAGCTCTATCACGCACAGGAGACTAGATGCTCCCTCTACCCCTGGCAGACCCATTTTCAGCTTCAACAGTGTTGGCAAATTTTCAAGAAAGAGCTTCCCTTCCAAATGGGACGATGCAGAGAAATGGCTCATCAGCTCCCACCACTCCCCACCTCACGCTATAAAGCTTTCTGAGCCTTCTAACATAAAGGTGCACCCTGACTCTGCCAACTTTCAAGGCTGTGCGTCTTTGGACCACCATGACATAGCCCATGCTTCTGATGGGATCTCTTGCTCCATGCACACTGTGCTAAAAG GTGAGTTCACAGACAGCACTGTGCCCATTTTCCCAAATCGGCAATATTCAGAGACAACTGGAGAAGGGCTTTCGTTTGGAGACCCAACTGGGGAGGCAGTGAAAGATGCTTGCAAGGAAGTGGTTCGTAAGGATGTTGGGACGGAGATGACGCCTCTTGGAAGTTGCACAGCTTCAAGATGCCACACCCCATTCAAGAGTTCATCTCCTGCTCGCCATAACACTCCTGCAAGTAAGTCGGGACCATTGTCCTCCGCAAACCACAATAACAAAACCTGCACCGTTGACCTTATTCGGCTGGAGGAGTGTCATTTTGCCAAATTGCAAGTAGGAACACCGTATAATTCGGTAACATCACACTGGAGCTCAAGAGAAGAGGACGAAAAGGAAATGTCAAAGAGCTTGAGACATAATGCTAGCCAGAAAGCTGATTCAGACTGCAGGGTTGCTACGTGGGAACAAGAGGAAAAGACCAAGTCTTGTCTCAG GTATCAGAGAGAAGAAGCCAAAATTCAAGCTTGGTTAGACCTCCATAGTGCTAAAGCAGAAGCACAATCAAGGAAGCTTGAG gtaaaaattcaaaagatgaGATCATCCTTGGAAGAGAAGTTGATGAAGAAGATCGCAGTGGTTCACAGAAAAGCTGAGGAGTGGAAAGCAGCAGCCAGACAGCAGCACTTGGAGCAAATCAAGAAGACCGTTGAACAAGCACAAAAGATTAAGAAGCAGTGTAACCCTCAAGTCTTAGGCCACAACTCATGTGGTTGCTTCCCCTGCAATAACAATCATCACTAA
- the LOC106760186 gene encoding RING-H2 finger protein ATL60, with protein sequence MSEQTDTLGESPAVALIGKIMIIVIIIFFFLVVIALGVHLFTRNFWWREPAPQSRRRRRFVFSSGQEGGLRRGLDPSVLNSIPVLVFQAQDLKEGLECAVCLSEVVEGEKARLLPKCNHGFHVDCIDMWFQSHSTCPLCRNSVAVQSDENNSAQNSESESPTFPTNVLVWGDHNQITSTGGGSLEEGASQPPCPSSSSSAATCNDDDSNISNRHGGTLVIDIPSDITSTSLSPSASRFAEDDLKSPMTGRLRSLKRLLSRDRKNPWSPTSVDVEQAANSGGGTQLS encoded by the coding sequence ATGAGTGAGCAAACTGACACTCTGGGTGAATCCCCCGCCGTTGCGTTAATCGGAAAGATAATGATAATCGTTATAataatcttcttcttccttgttGTAATTGCTCTCGGCGTTCATCTCTTCACAAGAAACTTCTGGTGGCGCGAGCCTGCTCCCCAATCACGGCGCCGCCGCCGCTTTGTGTTTTCCTCCGGTCAAGAGGGTGGTCTTCGAAGGGGACTGGATCCCTCCGTTCTGAACTCCATACCCGTGTTGGTATTCCAAGCCCAAGACTTAAAGGAGGGTTTGGAATGTGCGGTTTGTCTCTCGGAGGTGGTGGAAGGAGAAAAGGCCAGGCTTTTGCCTAAATGCAATCATGGGTTTCACGTTGATTGTATTGACATGTGGTTCCAATCCCATTCTACCTGCCCTCTTTGCAGGAACTCTGTTGCTGTACAATCCGATGAAAATAACAGTGCACAGAACTCAGAATCAGAGTCTCCGACTTTTCCCACTAACGTCTTGGTTTGGGGGGATCACAACCAAATAACTTCTACTGGTGGTGGTTCTTTGGAGGAAGGTGCTTCTCAGCCACCTTGCCCCTCCTCATCCTCTTCCGCTGCTACTTGCAATGATGATGATAGTAACATCAGTAATAGACATGGCGGAACCTTGGTTATTGACATACCAAGTGATATCACTTCGACTTCTTTGTCGCCTTCTGCAAGCAGGTTTGCTGAAGATGACTTGAAATCGCCAATGACGGGAAGACTGAGATCATTGAAGAGGCTTTTGAGCAGAGACAGAAAAAATCCTTGGAGTCCTACTTCTGTAGATGTAGAACAAGCAGCTAATTCAGGGGGAGGGACACAGCTGAGTTAG
- the LOC106760132 gene encoding pumilio homolog 23 — protein sequence MVSVGSKALVSRSSMGDYDHESLKQAKSKRRKHKKGGAAHESDSNPKHSNTNSNTFTSPPQLSRVRKQLDPETTQYFSEIANLFETEGVELEERSLICANALQETKGKEFEIATDYIVSHILETILQGCDVDHLCDFLHSSAKDFPHIAMDRSGSHVAETAIKSLAVHLEDDEARPLVEEALTIICKVIAANSVDVMCNCYGSHVLRTLLCLCRGVPLDRSGYYLSKSTTLLAERLNSKEFSKKDDATNFQPGFPNLLKVLVSDMLKHAKKCIKTLQVDQFSSLVFQTMLRVLAGDDEELLHVIPFLLGCKDKNNAEGNFIDAKVVADLKNLLKESKFSHLMEVVLEVSPEALFNELFNKVFRNYLFELSSHQHGNFVVQALISYASNQDLMELIWEELGPNLEDLFKMGRSGVVASLVAASERLHVNEHKCCEVLAEAVCPVDDSPKGIVPRLMFLDSCFTYDDKSNWSWQSGARMNVMGSLILQTVFRFRSEYIQPYIKSITSMEATHVLEAVGDSRGSHVIEAFLSSGASGKLKRRLITKLQGHFGEVALNSSGAFTVDKCFTASNLSLRETIVSEVLAVRSDLSKTKQGSYLLRKLDIDGFAANPDHWRSKQASKESTYKDFYSMFGSNDTKLMKNDSFLIDTSNNKSNPNTVKEMRKEIDQSLGSGAPFLSFQKKNPKKEKHKNKRNAYISGDDDESNRKKRSKKEKVESGFDTAATAASGKTVKKRRRDGDLSEASLKKVKA from the exons ATGGTATCTGTTGGTTCAAAAGCATTGGTGTCAAGGAGCTCAATGGGCGACTACGATCATGAATCCCTCAAGCAAGCCAAAAGTAAGAGGAGAAAGCATAAGAAAGGGGGAGCCGCTCATGAATCTGATTCCAATCCCAAACACTCAAACACAAACTCCAACACCTTCACTTCCCCGCCTCAACTATCCCGTGTTAG GAAGCAGCTTGACCCCGAAACTACCCAATACTTCTCAGAAATTGCTAATCTTTTTGAAACTGAGGGGGTAGAATTGGAGGAACGTTCCCTTATATGTGCTAATGCGCTCCAAGAAACCAAGGGGAAAGAATTCGAAATAGCAACCGATTATATTGTTAGCCACATATTGGAGACCATCCTCCAGGGTTGTGATGTTGACCACCTTTGCGATTTCCTTCACTCTTCTGCTAAGGACTTCCCCCATATTGCAATGGATAGATCCGGTTCTCATGTTGCTGAGACCGCCATCAAGTCTTTAGCCGTTCATCTCGAAGACGATGAGGCTCGCCCTCTGGTTGAGGAGGCTTTAACCATCATATGCAAG GTGATTGCAGCAAATTCTGTTGATGTAATGTGTAACTGCTATGGTTCTCACGTGCTTCGGACTCTTCTCTGCCTTTGTAGAGGAGTACCATTAGATAGGTCTGGATACTATTTATCAAAATCGACTACCCTATTAGCAGAGCGGTTGAATTCAAAGGAGTTTTCAAAGAAAGACGATGCAACAAATTTTCAGCCTGGATTTCCAAATTTACTGAAAGTACTTGTCTCAGATATGTTAAAGCATGCTAAGAAATGTATTAAGACACTACAAGTTGACCAATTCAGTAGTTTGGTTTTCCAG ACAATGCTGAGGGTCTTGGCAGGCGACGATGAAGAGTTGTTACATGTGATTCCTTTCCTTCTTGGCTGCAAGGATAAGAATAATGCAGAGGGCAATTTTATAGACGCTAAAGTAGTAGCAGATCTCaagaatttattaaaagaatctAAATTTAGCCATCTAATGGAG GTCGTTTTGGAAGTATCTCCTGAGGCCTTGTTCAATGAATTATTCAATAAAGTATTCAGGAATTACTTGTTTGAGTTATCTTCTCACCAACATGGGAACTTTGTTGTCCAAGCATTAATTTCTTATGCAAGCAATCAAGATCTG ATGGAGTTGATTTGGGAAGAACTTGGGCCAAATTTGGAGGATCTCTTCAAAATGGGAAGGTCAGGAGTTGTTGCTTCACTTGTTGCTGCCAGTGAAAGGCTTCATGTTAACGAACACAAG TGCTGTGAAGTCCTTGCTGAAGCGGTATGCCCAGTGGATGATTCTCCAAAAGGGATTGTTCCACGACTCATGTTTCTTGACAGTTGTTTCACATATGACGATAAGTCCAACTGGAGCTGGCAAAGTGGTGCTAGAATGAATGTCATGGGTTCTCTGATCTTACAGACAGTATTCCGGTTTAGAAGT GAATATATACAACCTTATATCAAAAGTATAACTTCCATGGAGGCAACTCATGTTCTTGAAGCAGTGGGAGATTCAAGAGGATCACATGTTATTGAGGCTTTTCTAAGTTCAGGAGCTTCTGGGAAACTGAAGCGCAGATTGATTACCAA ATTGCAAGGACATTTTGGGGAGGTCGCACTCAACTCATCTGGTGCTTTTACCGTTGATAAGTGCTTCACGGCCAGTAATCTGTCCCTAAGAGAGACTATAGTGTCCGAGGTGTTAGCTGTGCGAAGTGATCTTTCCAAGACAAAGCAGGGCTCTTATCTATTAAGGAAACTAGATATTGACGG ATTTGCTGCGAATCCTGATCATTGGAGGTCAAAACAAGCATCCAAAGAATCTACTTACAAAGATTTTTACTCTATGTTTGGTTCGAACGATACAAAGTTGATGAAAAACGATTCCTTTCTTATAGACACCTCGAATAACAAATCTAATCCAAACACTGTAAAGGAAATGAGGAAAGAAATTGACCAATCTCTAGGTTCTGGTGCACCTTTTTTGAGCTTCCAAAAGAAAAacccaaagaaagaaaaacacaaaaataagagaaatgCTTATATTAGTGGAGATGATGATGAGTCTAATAGAAAAAAGAGGtctaaaaaggaaaaggttgaAAGTGGGTTTGATACTGCTGCTACTGCAGCAAGCGGGAAGACAGTGAAGAAACGACGAAGAGATGGTGATCTTTCCGAGGCTTCTCTAAAGAAAGTGAAGGCATAG